The Hydractinia symbiolongicarpus strain clone_291-10 chromosome 2, HSymV2.1, whole genome shotgun sequence genomic sequence cataaatttttccaACCATCCACGACTGGCTACAAAGCTCTCTTTTACAGCAGGGTCATCAGTGCTTTTGTCATGGATAATCTTTGCTTTCTTCATTATTAATTTTCGAGAAACTCTAAGCATTGCTGATCTACGATCCATTATCCAGATGAGTACTTCTTCTTCTAAGTCGTCGTTCGTGAGCTTTCTTCCCCCACCATCAAGTCTTCTTCTTTTCAGTCCACCTTTATCAGCAACCCTGGCTTTGATGTCTTCCATTTTTGCTCTCCATTCACGAACTCTCCTCTCGTCAACATTGTATCGCCTTCCTGCTTGGCGATTTGAATAATTGATTGCATATTCCACGACTTCCTTCTTCAGATCCAAGGAATAGGATTTGATTTTTTCTCCTTTGTGTGAATTCTCGGTTGGAGCCATGTTATTTTGCACACACACACACCTCGCTCGctagaaatattttgtttattatacacTAGAACGACTTCATTTTTCGTACCAAAATCAAGCATTACAATAGCTTCCCGCATTCCATTTTTTCAAAAGGTAAACAAACAATGCAATGACTTCGCTGTACATTCAAGAGAGGGCGAAACATGGCTAGAACTATTCCAAGAAACTTTTCATTTGCCTTTATTGTGAAGTTTGAAACAAACATACGAGGCCACCATGTCTACAAAGATGTTTGGACTCCAACTCTGGGAGAGAAACTTAACTGCAAACCAGACGAAAGAGAAGAGGCCAAAGAATATGATCAAAACGCCATAGGTGTATACAAACTAAAGCCACAGGTTACAGTAAAAGGTGAAGATGAATCCGACAAAAAACCtacagaagaaaataaaaagacagaatCAGAATCAAGTACTACACCAGCGGTTGAAAACGAGAAAAGTGAACCAAGCGAAACAAACAAAACGAACAAAGTAACCAAAGCCAAAGGAAGAAAATCAACCAAAGGAAGTAAAGCAGCAAAGGAAACTGAAGCAGTCAAAGAAACTGAGGTCGCGATCGAACCAGTATCTAAAGAGGTCAATAAAGAAGTTGTCGAAATAGATTCAGACGATCTGGGAGAAAAGGATGATGAGTTTTTAGTCGGACATTTACCCATTGAACTATCCAAACTaacgaaacaatttttgaaatctgATAAAAACAACACGATGATCGCAAAAGTAACGGGAAAAAGGAAACGAGAGCTTGGCTTGGTCGTCCCTGCCAAGTTTCTTTGCTGTTCAACCAACAGTAAAATTGCAAACATTCTTTATGAGGAACTTAATAAGAAGAAATGTAAATTTAGCTATTTAGAACTTAATGTAAATGAATATTGCAATAAGAAGACTATAGAGTTCGAATAAAAGCATTGAAATCTCATTTTCTCTTGAttttctaataagcgccgcatttgagggtgcggcgcttattagagggcggcgcttatttcgaaattcgaattttaggtgcggcgcttattagagggcggcgcttaatagagggcggcgcttattggaggaaatacggtattttaaaaaaaaaatattgcatttgaaTTTTGGATATCAGTAATTACAACTTAAATCTAACTACATACTAGTTAATTCagacataaagaataaaaagaaaatcatgAAAACTCTTCACAACATTTTCTTAGGCTTCACATAATGTTTAGCATATGCctaaaaatgaccaaatttaaGCCTACGGATGCTTATAAATATCATGGTTATAAAAAAGCATTCCATCCATGTGGTAAATAAttgttaaaacttttaagaTAAACAAAGTATGTGTTATCCATTTTTAGGCAAACCAGTTGTCCGACATGTAATAAAAGTTTAGTTGATATGTCATCGCACTGGGAGCATCTGGACAGGATTATATCGGAAACTCCCATGCCAGAATTGTATCGAGAATATCACGtcaatgtgagtttttttagcTGTATCGAATGTATTGAAATGTTCCCTGAAAGAGGTTGAACTATAAACAGTTTTAGGATTGTTCTGTGTTGTTACGAAATTGCAGTAATTGAAATAGAAAAACTGACCGGTCACCCTATTTTGATTTGGAGTTTTTTTGTCAGCTGTTTAGTCAGGTCCAACATAGAAACGTGGGGACAAGGGTCATCCAACCATCCTAAACGTTTTGATGCTCTGGAGTGTGCTTGGTATAAATATGATGCATATAGAATTGTTTAGTTTTGAAAGATTGTCTCTTAAACGCTACTGAAGttggattttaaaaaacatgaaataaaatgtattttattgTCAAAAAAACCCGAATATATGGCCTTTACAATGCTCGTTAGCTTCGGTTATATATTCATAATTTCGttgcagaacaaaaaaaaataaaaaaatagcaaaaagctCAAAGTTATAATGTTTATGTTATGAGTATACAGAGAGTTATCCAGAAATTTAAGCTTGTAGTTAGTTTTGACTTAACTAATTATTCTTACTTACAAAAAAACCCTCTGATATACATTGACTCGTGTTTATAAAACATATTGTTTTTGCGAGAGTTTTTCGTTTGAGATGCTCAAAAAACGGCGGACGACTGTCCGTGCCTGAGACGCTGGAGGCAAAAGCCAACTTAACGTTATTAGTGTGTTATAAAGTTCCAGAAATAATATGACTGTtgaagtttttctttattttttaccttctgtttatattgtatttttttaatttttttcagatattgtGTCGAGACTGCCATAaagtaagaattattttatttcaaactttCACAATCATTTTAACAGAATTTCTCTTTCGAAATATTTGACTCTATTTCTCACTTGCCATGGTTACTCATTGAAAGGAAGACTTTTCGTTTACTAAGGACTAGAATAagtttcgtgtttttttttttttttataattttttttgatattttcacctaaaacaaacaaacaaacaaacaaacaaaacaaaaaataaaaaatacttctcTTCTGTGACTTACGTTAATCGAGGAAATGTTGGGTTTTTGCGTTTTTTAAAACGTGCCTACAGCACTGATTTCTAATTTTTGTCACGACAGCCTCCATTTACAAAAATTAGGTCTTCAAAATTTGTTCCGCAAAAATTGTGATTTTAGTCCTTCAAGAATTTCTATCAGCAAGGTCACTTACATTGGTCTTGAAGTAGACCTATGatattctttctttcttttttaacaagGAAAGCAAAGTTGTGTTTCACGTCATCGGATTAAAATGTCAAACGTGCGGTGGTTATAACACGACACGAATAGGCGGTGACGATCCTCTGCCGGAAGAAGCGTTAGACGATATGACGGAGTTGTCTGTTGCATCGGATCACGAGGATTCGTGGGAAACTGTTAGCGTGGAGGAGAGTGATGCTATCGAGAGATTAGATAGTGAAGAATGCGAAACAAATGAACAAGTTGAGGAGACGATTACACGAAACGAAAGCGATCCTTCTAATAACAGCTAACAAACATTAACCTAACAATTAGCCAATGTTTAAAGCGAATTTATAAACAGCTATCTAGCAAATATACGAATAGCAGCTTTCTAGCGCACATGTGAATAGTAGCTATCGAACATACGGAAACGGCTAGCGAACATACAAAAACCGCTAGCGAACATATAAAAACCGCTAGCGAACATGCGAAAACCGCTAGCGAACATACGAAAACAGCTAGCGAATATACAAATAACAATTATCGGACATTCGAAAACAGCTAGAGGACATACGATTACCTAACAATTAGCGAATGTATAAAGTGAATTTATAAACACCTATAAATGTACGACAAACTATCGAACATTCAAATAAATAGTAGCTATCGAACATACGAAAACTGCTAGCGAAAATACGAATAACAGCTATCGAACATTCGAATACGGCTAGCGAACAATCAAATACTGCTAGGGAACATTCGAAGAGCAAGTGTATACGGAAAGTTTATCAGTTActgttatttttgaaatttttacggTCTGAAATctaaaatattgagttttcttcaaaatttgtccTCAGTTTTTGGCAGATTCTTTATAATTTGCGAAAAAGATTTGTTCAGTTCATAATATACAGCGGTGTAGTAAATATAGCGTGTTTCCACGAGGCGAATCGAAAGGCTAGATCGCATTCGAAATATTTGCTTCGTCGAAAAGTAGGAACAGTTCCTACTTTGTAATTGCAAACTTTTTCGCTGCTTCCttcttttaaccaatcaaaagaaAGTTATTGGTGTTTATTTTTGATAGACTTATTactgaaaaaaattcaaaaaaactgATTTGATTTTAATAACCAAAAGAGTGCTAACATTCACTATTTAAAGTTCGCCACATCTTGTGTTTTGTGAAGAAAAAAGAGATATTTGTAAAAAGGGTAGTTCGCGGAATTTTGCAAGTTCTAACCCCGTGGATGATAGAAACCCCGAGGATGGTTAAAAAAGAAACCTTGTTtttcgttttattttattttgttttatattatatttatatctttATATTATAGTGTATTATttcctcttttttattttatattctttGCAATTCCAGCAGTGTTTTATAGTTGCAAATATACATGCTGCAAGTTGGCCATCCTTCTGAATAAATTATCGAAACTTGTAAACATTGCGACTACAGATTCTGTGCAACCAACCTTCAATCAGGCAGAAAAATGTAGATTCTGCAATGAACCGTTTTATGCAACCCGTACTGGTTTTTATACGCTTACGCTAAATGATAGGAAAGTTTGCTGAATGATAGGCAATTTCTAGAATGGATGTAGATACTAGGTTCACGTCCGTTTTATATTAATCTCGGTGCGTAAAACACATGCGTTGCACAATTACGCAGCAAACATTGTCGTTTGAACAACACTACCCAGCAAACGTTTTtgcaataataaaataatttctaaagaaacttgctgaaaaaaaagaaaatggcgaccTACATTCAAATAAAGTGAAATATATGCTAGCAGCAAAACGAGTTTGTGTGGCTTTGATCACCTTGGTAGTAGGGCGAGGCAATGCGGTTATGACGCAGGGGTTATGTTATATTAACGCACAATGTTacgtgaagaaaaaaaaagtatagcGAGGAAACTGGATGAACCTTATACTAAACGTCTGTGTGGATGCAACGCGCAAACAAAGTTGCTTACCTTAGATAAAAGACTAAGAAAAAATTCGTTGAAATGGATGCATATATGTCTATTTTTCCTATGTTGTATAATACCTCGAACTTCATGCGCTGTTTCGCCAGCATATATTTGGCCATTAGCTTATATATACAATCAAACAATACCAGTCACTCCACCAATGGTTGTAAATGGCGGAATTCAACAACTCGACGATCGTGGATTAAGTTTTGATGGTGAAACCGGTTGGATCGATGCCGGAGATTTTGAAGGTAAGGAATGACTCAATTTTGATCCCAGGacttgtttctttttgtgtatCTAACGGCGAAACGAACATTTTTCGTCGGACTGTCATTAAGCGCCACGCCGATGAGAGACTAAAAAGCACGGGGAAGGAAATTAGAAAATGATTCTAGTacacagttttatattttaattcgttttaaaaACTCTACTCAACATTATTATTATCTACCCAGGATAGCATCTTCACTTCCTAATGTTATCAATGAAGGTTCTGCAAACGGAACCCAGTGCATTTAAAGTTCGTTCCCAGTTAAGTTACGAAATGCGTGCAAGCGCAACACTCGCTTAAcgagacaaccgcctaagatatcaatcctattctcttGCTGAACGCTAATCAGAAAGGattgattcacacttttataatctCTAGTATGACTGACTTAACCAGGGTTTCAGCTCACAAACGTTTTACTACAAAGCCATCACTCGTACCTGCCCCTGGGTGCTATATACATTTATATCGGCAGAAAACGCAAAAAGTGTATTTGGCACCCGAACTCGTTTATGAGACCAGTTTTGGCGAAGTTGCTCGTGGTATTTTGTTGTCGTTAAATTTGCAGATCTGTTAGCGAGCATGCTAAATGCACTGATCTTTTATTCAAACGTTAAACAGTGGACTATTTTTGCAAAATTCTGATTTTGTTGAAATGTAAGATGCGCGAAAAGATGCCACTCTTTCTTGTACTTCCGTGATCAATCTAACCAGCGCGCGCGAGGGGACGACGGGGTTGCTTATTTGTACTTTGCCATTATCTGTTCTGTTTAATACACGCCCTCCTTTGAGTTTTCTGGGAAAACTTGTAAAATTCTGCGAATCTGAAAGTGAATGTTCCTTGCtgttaaaaatacgtttttttacTGTATTTCATTCGGGTGTGTTCACTTTCCACTGTATTTTCTTTAACAATTTATAATACCGATAAAATGGGTGACTATGATGATTTGGTATTATCAGAAGTGCACATAAATCCAGAAGACCAACCAGTTGATAATGCTTTTGTTTCGCGCTTTATTCTGAAAGTTTCTGACGATTTAGTTGAAGATACAAGTTCAAATGAATATTGCACTAAATATGACAGTGATGGTGATGTGATATATAGAAAAGAGTATTTACAACTTCAAAATGAAGTTGCAATAACCATCAAACATCACCATGCTACCCCATTAGATAAAGTTGGAAAGCAAATGTGGAATGGGTCTTTTGTAATGGCTGATTACATTTTGAATAGTTCTGATATTAAAGAGAAATATTGTCTTGAACTAGGATGTGGTATTGGGTTTTCATCCATTGTTTGTGCCATGAAATCTAAACATTTATATTGCACAGATTACAGTGACGAGATTTTACAGCTATGTTCAGAAAACGTTAATTTAAACGAGCTTGCATATAACAATGATGCACCTCTTTTATCTTCTGATGAATACATAAAAATTCGTAATCTGGATTGGTTTGATACCAATTTAAAAGATTTCAACCACAGTGAAGTTAATAGTGTTTTTAACGAAtttctttataagaatagtAAGAGAAATGtatcagaaaaatttatttGGCAGGAAAATGACATTTCGTGTCTTCAGAAAACCAATCTAATATTTGCTGCTGACTGTATATACGATGAAACTCTTACAGAAAAACTatttaatgcaatttttttctttgtttttttatcaagaCAAAAAGAGGTTACCGTTTATTTATCCATAGAGAAAAGAATAAATTTCACTATAGAAGATGTAGATGTCGCAGCATCGTCATATAATCATTTAATGCTGATGTTTACAGGTTTGAAAAATGGTAGTTTTGGGGATGTATTTAAAGGAAATTGCGTTATCGAAGAAGTCCCACTTACCTTTTCTCAGCATATAGATTATAACCGAACAAAATATTTACAGCtgtggaaaattttgtttgcaaaataaagGTGTTATGACATCGATTTGTTGTTCTTTCATttcttttacacatttttttgaattatcaatgctatctttaaatatattttatta encodes the following:
- the LOC130629717 gene encoding methyltransferase-like protein 22, translating into MGDYDDLVLSEVHINPEDQPVDNAFVSRFILKVSDDLVEDTSSNEYCTKYDSDGDVIYRKEYLQLQNEVAITIKHHHATPLDKVGKQMWNGSFVMADYILNSSDIKEKYCLELGCGIGFSSIVCAMKSKHLYCTDYSDEILQLCSENVNLNELAYNNDAPLLSSDEYIKIRNLDWFDTNLKDFNHSEVNSVFNEFLYKNSKRNVSEKFIWQENDISCLQKTNLIFAADCIYDETLTEKLFNAIFFFVFLSRQKEVTVYLSIEKRINFTIEDVDVAASSYNHLMLMFTGLKNGSFGDVFKGNCVIEEVPLTFSQHIDYNRTKYLQLWKILFAK